The Brassica napus cultivar Da-Ae chromosome C7, Da-Ae, whole genome shotgun sequence genome has a segment encoding these proteins:
- the LOC106348611 gene encoding disease resistance protein RUN1 isoform X4, whose product MIDRVIRDILQRLPSSYLHLPTHAVGIRSRVSRIEKLMCFGLDDVQIIGIWGMAGIGKTTLAKATFNEFSHRFEGKSFLENFGDYLKKPKGKFHLQKKLLSDILRRDDAVFNNMDHAVEQRFRNKRVFLVIDDVDDMVQLHSVGIDLRGFGPGSRIIITTKNKHLLEQLDVENIYSPKELNHDESLELVSWHTFRSNDPPTKFLQLSKNLVDYCGGLPLAVEVLGAFLYKRSVSEWESTLESLKTIPDDNIQAKLQISFDALNAAQKDIFLDISCFFIRMDKDYVCCILNGCRLYPGIGLSVLKERCLITIHDNRLMMHDLVRDMGRYIVQGTSLKNCERWSRLWDRDHVIDVLANYSGTDATEGLSLKAEVTTAVDNLEAKAFSNLRKLRLLQLSHVALNGSYENFPKGLRWLCWVGFPEESVPIDLHLRSLVVMDMQKSNLKRLWINDQKPHEYLKELKYLDLSQAIQKVYMIRKFICLIFLLKPHEYLKELKYLDLSQAIQLTETPDFSYLPNLEKLFLVNCQRLVKVHKSIEVLQGSLILLNLSGCIKLGELPLELYTLKSLETLILSGCSQLERLDDALGELKSLTTLKADDTALTQIPSSSGQLKKLKELSLHGCMELWKDRRYTHSDESSQVALLSPLSLNGLNCLKTLRLGSCNLPDELVPANLGSLSSLEELDLQGNHFRNLQTDFAGLLSLQILKLDNCSRLRSMFSLPKKLRSFYARNCTVLERIPDLQECSVLQSLHLTNCYNLVETPGLEGLKTVGVIHMEMCNGIPYSHRERIMQGWAVAAHGGIFVPGSSLPDWVNFKNETRSISFTVPEPTLNSDLVGFTVGTTYVSQEDDVMYAYSPKITLKNQTKGDGWSRNLATDHIRMYREEHIWQGFFSNEDFLLETGDQVQVSVDFGDKVTILKTGLTLAYRKVIEVPNEQLTETDDGVDNELNENQRRPPRKVGMCLKTLLGAFCLLAFIFVLEKHGRSLSPHNHNRRDSDFDLVLVVLNLNRTRASVIPKRFVR is encoded by the exons ATGATCGACCGTGTGATTAGAGACATTCTCCAAAGGCTGCCTAGTTCATACTTGCATTTACCAACACACGCCGTTGGTATTAGATCACGTGTAAGCCGTATCGAGAAGCTAATGTGCTTTGGTTTGGATGATGTTCAGATTATCGGAATCTGGGGAATGGCTGGGATCGGCAAAACAACCTTAGCCAAGGCTACATTTAACGAATTCTCACATCGTTTTGAAGGAAAAAGTTTCCTAGAAAACTTTGGAGATTACTTGAAGAAACCTAAAGGCAAGTTTCATCTTCAGAAAAAGCTTCTTTCGGATATCTTAAGGAGGGACGACGCAGTGTTCAACAACATGGATCATGCTGTGGAACAAAGATTTCGCAACAAAAGGGTATTCCTTGTCATTGATGATGTTGACGACATGGTTCAACTTCATTCAGTCGGAATAGATTTGAGAGGCTTTGGTCCCGGAAGCAGGATAATCATTACAACCAAGAACAAGCATCTGTTAGAGCAGCTTGAcgtagaaaatatatattcacccaAGGAACTTAACCATGATGAATCTCTTGAACTTGTAAGCTGGCATACATTTAGAAGCAATGACCCTCCTACCAAGTTTCTCCAGCTGTCGAAAAACTTGGTTGATTACTGTGGAGGACTACCCTTGGCTGTGGAAGTCTTGGGTGCTTTTCTCTACAAGAGAAGCGTTTCGGAGTGGGAAAGCACGTTGGAATCGTTGAAAACAATACCTGATGATAACATTCAAGCAAAGCTTCAGATCAGCTTTGATGCGCTAAACGCCGCACAGAAAGACATATTCTTGGATATATCCTGCTTCTTCATTAGGATGGATAAAGACTACGTATGTTGCATATTGAATGGATGCAGATTATATCCTGGCATAGGACTCAGTGTGTTAAAGGAGAGGTGTCTCATTACGATCCATGATAACAGGCTGATGATGCATGACTTAGTACGAGACATGGGAAGATATATTGTCCAAGGAACATCTCTGAAGAACTGCGAGAGATGGAGTAGATTGTGGGACCGTGATCATGTTATAGATGTATTGGCAAACTATTCT GGAACAGATGCAACTGAAGGACTTAGTTTGAAGGCTGAAGTCACAACGGCTGTTGATAACTTGGAGGCTAAGGCCTTTTCAAATCTACGTAAGCTGAGACTATTACAGCTCAGTCATGTAGCACTCAACGGAAGctatgaaaactttccaaaaggTTTACGATGGCTTTGTTGGGTTGGGTTTCCAGAGGAGTCTGTCCCGATAGACTTACATTTGAGAAGCTTAGTTGTCATGGACATGCAGAAAAGCAACCTTAAACGACTTTGGATTAATGATCAAAAG CCTCATGAGTACCTTAAGGAGCTAAAATACCTTGACCTCAGTCAGGCTATCCAGAAAGTATATATGATCAGAAAGtttatatgtttgatttttcttcttAAGCCTCATGAGTACCTTAAGGAGCTAAAATACCTTGACCTCAGTCAGGCTATCCAGCTTACAGAGACTCCGGACTTCTCTTATCTCCCAAACCTTGAGAAGCTGTTCTTGGTAAACTGTCAAAGATTGGTTAAAGTTCACAAGTCGATAGAGGTTCTTCAAGGAAGCCTGATTCTATTAAATCTGAGTGGTTGCATCAAGCTTGGTGAACTTCCGTTGGAGCTCTATACGTTGAAGTCGCTGGAAACCCTTATTCTCTCGGGATGCTCGCAGCTTGAGAGATTGGATGATGCTTTAGGTGAACTGAAGTCCTTGACAACTCTTAAAGCTGATGATACTGCTTTGACGCAAATCCCATCCTCGAGTGGTCAACTGAAGAAACTGAAAGAGTTATCTCTTCATGGCTGCATGGAGTTATGGAAGGACAGACGCTACACCCATTCTGATGAAAGCTCTCAAGTGGCTCTGTTAAGTCCCCTCTCATTGAACGGTTTAAACTGCTTAAAGACTTTGCGTTTAGGTTCCTGCAATCTGCCGGATGAGCTGGTTCCTGCAAATCTTGGGAGTTTGTCATCGCTCGAAGAACTTGACCTCCAAGGCAACCACTTTCGTAACTTGCAAACGGATTTTGCTGGTCTTTTAAGTCTACAGATTCTTAAGCTGGATAATTGCTCACGACTTCGATCCATGTTTAGTTTGCCAAAGAAGTTGAGGTCTTTCTACGCGAGAAACTGTACCGTGTTGGAAAGAATTCCAGACTTACAAGAGTGCTCGGTGTTGCAATCATTGCATCTCACAAACTGTTACAATCTTGTTGAGACACCAGGGCTGGAGGGACTGAAAACAGTTGGAGTCATCCACATGGAAATGTGCAACGGCATACCATATTCTCACAGAGAAAGAATCATGCAG GGGTGGGCTGTTGCTGCCCATGGGGGGATTTTTGTCCCGGGATCAAGCCTTCCAGACTGGGTTAATTTCAAGAATGAGACACGTTCAATCTCTTTTACTGTCCCTGAACCAACTTTGAATTCTGATCTGGTCGGGTTTACCGTGGGGACAACATACGTGAGTCAGGAAGATGATGTGATGTATGCATACTCTCCAAAGATCACATTGAAGAATCAAACCAAGGGAGATGGATGGAGTCGTAATCTAGCAACGGATCACATTCGTATGTACCGTGAAGAACACATCTGGCAAGGGTTCTTTTCAAATGAAGATTTCTTGTTAGAAACAGGGGATCAAGTGCAAGTTTCTGTGGATTTTGGAGATAAAGTCACCATTCTTAAGACAGGACTAACTCTTGCTTACAGAAAAGTCATTGAAGTCCCAAATGAACAACTGACTGAAACAGATGATGGAGTTGATAATGAACTAAATGAAAACCAAAGAAGACCTCCCAG GAAAGTGGGAATGTGTTTAAAGACACTTCTGGGGGCGTTTTGTTTGTTGGCATTCATTTTTGTTCTTGAAAAGCATGGTAGATCCCTGAGCCCCCACAACCACAATCGCAGGGATTCTGATTTTGATTTGGTATTGGTGGTTCTGAATCTTAATAGAACGCGTGCTAGTGTTATTCCAAAACGGTTTGTACGGTAG